One segment of Pirellulales bacterium DNA contains the following:
- a CDS encoding squalene--hopene cyclase, with translation MPAVTDPGPNTADEPLGSFSVARAAQFLDNASLHWQEQRKCMTCHTNYLYLLARPQMPTRSPAEAAVRTFAEQIVTERWPDKGPRWDAEVVMTAAVLASHDAATTGKLHPTTRLALDRMWEVQRADGGFDWISCNWPPMESDEHFGATMAALAAGWAPEGYAREAAVVANLDKLRAYFREHPPTMLHHRAMLLWASAKVDGILTADEQQAVLDELLALQRPDGGWVFASLGNWDRSDSSPQDLEHSDGYATGLVVYLARVAGVAANDPRLVRGVDWLRQNQRASGRWFTRSAWADGKHYITHAGTAMAVMALAACNALDPAPEGTASAATN, from the coding sequence TTGCCAGCCGTCACCGATCCCGGGCCGAACACGGCCGATGAGCCGCTGGGAAGCTTTTCGGTGGCTCGGGCCGCCCAGTTTCTCGACAACGCCTCGCTCCATTGGCAAGAGCAGCGCAAGTGCATGACCTGCCACACGAACTACCTGTACTTGCTGGCCCGGCCCCAAATGCCGACCCGTTCCCCGGCCGAGGCGGCCGTGCGGACGTTTGCCGAGCAGATCGTCACCGAGCGTTGGCCCGACAAGGGGCCGCGCTGGGACGCCGAAGTGGTGATGACGGCCGCGGTGCTGGCCTCGCACGACGCCGCCACGACGGGCAAGCTGCACCCCACGACGCGCTTGGCCCTGGATCGGATGTGGGAAGTGCAGCGTGCCGACGGCGGCTTCGACTGGATCAGTTGCAACTGGCCGCCGATGGAATCGGACGAACACTTTGGTGCCACGATGGCCGCCTTGGCGGCCGGTTGGGCGCCCGAGGGCTACGCGCGCGAAGCGGCCGTTGTCGCAAATCTAGACAAGCTGCGGGCCTATTTCCGCGAGCACCCGCCGACGATGCTACACCACCGCGCGATGCTGCTGTGGGCCTCGGCCAAGGTGGACGGCATTCTCACGGCCGATGAACAGCAGGCCGTGCTCGACGAGTTGCTCGCCTTGCAGCGACCTGACGGAGGCTGGGTGTTTGCCAGCTTGGGCAATTGGGATCGCTCCGACAGCTCGCCACAGGACCTCGAACATAGCGACGGCTATGCGACCGGACTGGTTGTCTATCTCGCGCGTGTTGCCGGGGTGGCCGCCAACGATCCACGCCTGGTGCGCGGCGTCGACTGGCTTCGTCAGAATCAGCGGGCCAGTGGACGCTGGTTTACGCGATCGGCCTGGGCCGACGGTAAGCACTACATCACCCACGCAGGCACGGCGATGGCCGTCATGGCGCTGGCCGCCTGCAATGCCCTGGACCCCGCGCCCGAAGGCACGGCGAGCGCAGCGACGAACTGA
- a CDS encoding Gfo/Idh/MocA family oxidoreductase has translation MSKQKQSVNVAIIGLGFGAEFIPIYQAHPQANMYAVCQRNEAHMREIGERFGIERRYSRYEDVLKDPDVDFVHINSPIPDHAAMSLAALDAGKHVMCTVPMATTVAECEQIVAKVRATGLKYMMAETVVYSREFLFIKDLYDRGELGKIQHLAASHPQDMDGWPAYWERMIPMHYATHVVSPCLGLLDARAEYVSCFGSGTVREDIQQKSGNRFAVESCHIKIKDSDVTAHIWRFLYDVARQYRESFDVYGTKQSFEWTLVEGEPHVLHTAKKPEPEIASKVEVPDFAHRLPEPIQKFTRSIQDADHLSFIQGGGHGGSHPHLVHEFVSALLEDRDPWPNAVQSANWTCVGICAHESALKGGEIVRLPAFTLV, from the coding sequence ATGAGCAAGCAAAAACAATCCGTCAATGTCGCCATCATCGGCCTGGGCTTCGGGGCTGAGTTTATCCCGATTTACCAGGCGCATCCGCAGGCCAACATGTATGCGGTTTGCCAGCGGAACGAGGCGCATATGCGCGAGATCGGCGAGCGGTTCGGCATCGAGCGCCGATACTCCCGCTACGAAGACGTCCTGAAGGACCCGGACGTCGACTTCGTACACATCAACAGCCCGATTCCGGACCATGCGGCCATGTCGCTGGCCGCGCTCGACGCCGGCAAGCACGTCATGTGCACCGTGCCGATGGCCACGACGGTGGCCGAGTGTGAACAAATCGTCGCCAAGGTTCGCGCGACGGGCCTCAAGTACATGATGGCCGAGACGGTCGTTTACAGCCGCGAGTTTCTGTTCATCAAGGACCTGTACGACCGCGGCGAGTTGGGCAAGATCCAGCACCTGGCCGCCTCGCACCCGCAGGACATGGACGGCTGGCCGGCCTACTGGGAACGGATGATCCCCATGCATTACGCCACGCACGTGGTCAGCCCCTGCCTGGGCCTGCTCGACGCGCGGGCCGAGTACGTGAGCTGCTTCGGCTCGGGCACCGTGCGCGAAGACATTCAGCAGAAGTCGGGCAACCGCTTCGCCGTCGAGTCGTGCCACATCAAGATCAAGGACAGCGACGTCACGGCCCACATCTGGCGGTTTCTCTACGATGTGGCGCGCCAATACCGCGAGAGCTTCGACGTGTACGGCACGAAGCAGAGCTTCGAGTGGACGCTCGTCGAGGGCGAGCCGCACGTCCTGCACACGGCCAAGAAGCCCGAACCGGAAATCGCCTCGAAGGTCGAGGTGCCCGACTTTGCCCATCGGCTGCCGGAGCCGATCCAGAAATTCACGCGCTCGATCCAGGACGCCGATCACCTGTCGTTCATCCAGGGTGGCGGCCACGGTGGCTCGCATCCGCATCTCGTCCACGAGTTCGTCAGCGCACTGCTCGAAGACCGCGACCCGTGGCCCAACGCCGTGCAATCGGCCAACTGGACCTGCGTGGGAATCTGCGCTCACGAATCGGCCCTCAAGGGCGGCGAGATCGTACGGTTGCCGGCATTCACGCTGGTCTAA